A single genomic interval of Candidatus Methylacidiphilales bacterium harbors:
- the typA gene encoding translational GTPase TypA, whose product MQHIRNIAIIAHIDHGKTTLVDQLLRQSGTFRSNQAVVERVMDSMDLEKEKGITIRAKNASFKWHEYHINIVDTPGHADFGGEVERIMRMIDCVMLVVDAFDGPQAQTKFVLRKALEAKLRPMVFINKVDRENSRPHAVLDMIFELFLELNATDEQLDFPVLYGSAKEGFATKEWKGSVTDEMRAQGMQALYETIVSHVPPPAADLDAHFQMLVANLDYSDYVGRIAYGKILGGKVRVGDPVVCLHGNGDKEKGKVTKIFSYNGLQQIEVEEATAGTIIGLSGLENVFIGETVTDREDREPLPFMAIDPPTIQMQFVVNDSPLAGKEGKYLTARHVMERLVKETRTNVSLSFKETDVAGCFIVSARGEMQIAVLVEQMRREGFEVMVSRPEVILQKDINGNVLEPYEMLYVDVPSENLGDVLQNLAERKGETVDMKHQAKSVLLEAVIPTRGLIGFETDLLNLTKGMGIMSHLFKEYGPFKGDIRSRANGVAIAMEAGETTAYALNLLQERLKLFVGPGEQIYEGMVFGENSRPDDMLANPCKAKHLTNMRSQGDGKGIQLSTPLKMSLERALEYIGPDEYLEITPQTLRMRKKFLGSTARRRAGSKV is encoded by the coding sequence ATGCAACACATCCGGAATATCGCCATTATCGCCCACATCGACCACGGTAAAACAACCTTGGTGGACCAATTACTGCGCCAATCCGGCACGTTCCGGAGCAATCAGGCCGTGGTTGAACGCGTGATGGATTCCATGGACCTTGAAAAAGAAAAAGGCATTACCATCCGGGCGAAAAACGCCAGCTTCAAATGGCACGAGTATCACATCAACATTGTCGATACCCCGGGCCACGCCGACTTCGGAGGCGAGGTTGAGCGCATCATGCGGATGATCGATTGCGTGATGCTTGTCGTGGACGCCTTTGACGGGCCGCAGGCGCAGACCAAATTTGTGTTGAGAAAAGCGTTGGAAGCCAAATTGCGCCCGATGGTGTTTATCAACAAGGTGGACCGTGAAAATTCCCGCCCCCATGCGGTCCTTGACATGATATTCGAGCTGTTTTTGGAACTCAACGCCACGGATGAACAGCTCGACTTCCCCGTTCTATATGGGTCCGCCAAGGAAGGCTTTGCCACGAAAGAGTGGAAAGGCTCGGTGACGGATGAAATGCGCGCCCAGGGAATGCAGGCGCTGTATGAAACCATCGTATCGCACGTGCCTCCGCCGGCGGCTGATCTGGACGCCCATTTCCAAATGCTTGTGGCGAACCTGGATTACAGCGATTACGTCGGGCGTATCGCCTATGGGAAAATCCTCGGCGGCAAAGTACGAGTTGGCGATCCGGTGGTTTGCCTGCATGGAAATGGCGACAAGGAAAAGGGCAAAGTCACCAAGATTTTTTCCTACAACGGACTCCAGCAGATCGAGGTCGAGGAAGCCACGGCCGGGACCATCATCGGGTTGTCCGGGCTGGAAAACGTTTTCATCGGCGAAACCGTCACGGACCGCGAAGACCGCGAACCGCTTCCTTTCATGGCCATCGATCCGCCCACGATCCAGATGCAGTTTGTGGTCAATGATTCCCCGCTGGCCGGCAAGGAAGGCAAATACCTGACCGCGCGCCATGTCATGGAACGGCTCGTCAAGGAAACGCGCACCAACGTCAGCCTGAGTTTCAAGGAAACCGATGTGGCGGGCTGCTTTATCGTCAGCGCCCGCGGCGAAATGCAAATCGCCGTCCTGGTGGAGCAGATGCGCCGCGAAGGATTTGAAGTCATGGTTTCGCGGCCGGAAGTGATCCTGCAAAAGGACATCAATGGCAACGTGCTGGAGCCTTACGAAATGCTTTATGTGGATGTGCCCTCGGAAAACCTGGGCGATGTCCTGCAAAACCTGGCGGAGCGCAAGGGCGAAACCGTCGATATGAAGCACCAGGCGAAGTCGGTTTTGCTGGAGGCCGTGATCCCGACGCGCGGATTGATCGGGTTTGAAACCGACCTGCTGAATTTGACAAAGGGCATGGGCATCATGAGCCATTTGTTCAAGGAATACGGGCCGTTCAAGGGCGATATCCGCAGCCGTGCCAACGGCGTGGCGATTGCCATGGAGGCGGGTGAAACCACCGCCTATGCGCTGAATCTGCTGCAGGAACGGTTGAAGTTGTTTGTGGGGCCGGGCGAACAGATTTACGAGGGGATGGTTTTCGGGGAAAATTCGCGGCCGGACGACATGCTGGCCAATCCCTGCAAAGCCAAGCATCTGACCAACATGCGCTCGCAGGGCGATGGCAAGGGAATCCAGCTCAGCACGCCGCTCAAAATGAGTTTGGAACGGGCACTGGAATACATCGGGCCTGACGAATATCTGGAGATCACGCCGCAGACCCTGAGGATGCGCAAGAAATTCCTGGGCTCAACGGCGCGACGCCGCGCCGGCAGCAAGGTTTGA
- a CDS encoding glycosyltransferase family 4 protein — protein sequence MEPHLKIAFIRRNWSPTGGAENYLVRLVNQIKAADYHATLLCESWNRNSEPFDEIAALSVVSPNFYKPARFATLANQYLESHSFDVVFSLERGIRSDIYRAGDGVHLSWLQHRLVESPLLGRLRNFFNPKNQVLKHLEMATFHPSNTRIVIANSELVRDEILRFFDFPENQIRVVPNGVDVSYFSSGNRAAGRRALGWGNAVFVALLVGAGAERKGHAAARRVEARLNGKLRLHIVDKPAPCPLPDLYAAADIFLFPTLYDPFANVTLEAMAAGLPVITTACNGASQVIVSGQNGYVVRDSRETDTMAAYALALLDPELRKRIGHAARKTAEEYTLERNVKETLAVLCQKCQKGSVNYS from the coding sequence ATGGAACCTCATCTGAAAATCGCCTTTATACGCAGAAACTGGTCGCCTACGGGCGGCGCGGAAAATTATCTCGTCCGGCTTGTGAATCAAATTAAAGCGGCCGACTACCATGCCACTCTGCTCTGCGAATCCTGGAACCGCAATTCCGAACCTTTTGATGAAATTGCAGCCCTGTCGGTAGTCAGTCCCAATTTTTACAAACCCGCACGTTTCGCCACACTGGCCAATCAGTATCTTGAAAGCCATTCTTTTGACGTCGTCTTCAGCCTCGAACGCGGCATTCGCTCGGACATCTACCGCGCAGGCGACGGAGTCCATCTCAGTTGGTTGCAACATCGTTTGGTGGAAAGCCCGTTGCTCGGACGATTGCGGAACTTTTTCAATCCAAAAAACCAAGTCCTGAAACATCTGGAAATGGCCACATTCCATCCCTCCAACACACGGATCGTCATTGCCAATTCGGAGCTGGTGCGGGATGAAATCCTGCGATTTTTTGATTTTCCGGAAAATCAAATCCGGGTGGTGCCCAATGGTGTCGATGTCTCTTATTTTTCTTCCGGGAACCGCGCTGCCGGGCGCAGAGCCCTGGGCTGGGGAAACGCTGTATTTGTGGCGCTGCTGGTCGGCGCAGGCGCGGAACGCAAGGGCCATGCTGCGGCGCGGCGGGTGGAGGCACGTTTGAACGGAAAACTGCGATTGCACATCGTGGACAAACCCGCGCCCTGTCCTCTGCCGGATTTGTATGCGGCGGCGGATATTTTTTTATTCCCGACGCTCTATGATCCCTTTGCCAACGTGACCCTGGAAGCCATGGCGGCTGGACTTCCCGTGATCACCACGGCCTGCAACGGGGCTTCGCAGGTCATCGTGTCGGGACAAAACGGCTATGTCGTGCGCGACAGTCGCGAGACCGATACAATGGCGGCCTACGCACTGGCCTTACTGGACCCCGAACTGCGCAAACGGATCGGCCACGCCGCCCGCAAAACAGCAGAGGAATATACCCTCGAGCGAAATGTTAAAGAAACTTTGGCGGTACTGTGTCAAAAGTGTCAAAAGGGGTCTGTCAACTATTCCTGA
- the gmd gene encoding GDP-mannose 4,6-dehydratase, whose translation MPTALITGITGQDGSYLAEFLLEKGYQVHGIIRRSSSFNTERLERIYQDPHDSHARMFLHHGDLSDSVSILRLVQDIKPDEIYHLGAQSHVRVSFDIPEFTGDVTGIGTLRLLEAIRHSGIQARFYQASSSEMFGLVQEVPQKETTPFYPRSPYAAAKVYAYWVTVNYRESYGIHASNGILFNHESPRRGETFVTRKITRAVARIKAGIQKKLFLGNLDAKRDWGYAPEYVEAMWLMLQQDKPDDYVIATGETHSVREFLEESFQHAGLDWKKYVETDPRFLRPTEVDLLIGDASKARKALKWQPKVTFKELVKIMVNADIEALRQEMSGEKVRM comes from the coding sequence ATGCCAACCGCGCTTATTACCGGTATCACAGGCCAGGACGGTTCTTATCTGGCGGAATTTCTCCTGGAAAAAGGTTATCAAGTTCACGGCATCATCCGCCGCTCTTCCTCCTTCAACACCGAACGGCTTGAACGGATTTACCAGGACCCGCATGACAGCCACGCCAGGATGTTTCTTCATCACGGCGACCTGAGTGATTCGGTTTCGATCCTTCGGCTTGTACAAGACATCAAACCCGATGAAATTTATCATCTCGGCGCCCAAAGCCATGTCCGCGTCAGTTTTGATATTCCCGAGTTCACCGGCGACGTGACGGGGATCGGCACCCTGCGATTGTTGGAAGCAATCCGGCATTCCGGAATTCAAGCGCGGTTCTACCAGGCCTCGAGCAGTGAAATGTTCGGGCTGGTGCAGGAAGTGCCGCAAAAGGAAACCACCCCGTTTTATCCCAGAAGCCCCTACGCAGCCGCGAAGGTTTATGCCTATTGGGTCACGGTCAATTACCGCGAAAGTTACGGTATTCACGCCAGTAACGGAATTCTGTTCAACCATGAATCCCCGCGTCGTGGCGAAACATTTGTCACACGAAAGATCACCCGCGCCGTGGCCCGCATCAAGGCCGGCATCCAGAAAAAACTGTTCCTCGGCAACCTGGACGCCAAGCGCGACTGGGGTTATGCGCCCGAATACGTCGAGGCCATGTGGCTCATGCTTCAGCAGGACAAGCCGGACGATTATGTCATCGCCACGGGTGAAACTCATTCCGTTCGCGAATTTTTGGAGGAGTCCTTCCAGCACGCGGGTCTGGATTGGAAAAAGTATGTTGAAACGGACCCCAGATTTTTGAGACCCACCGAGGTCGATTTGCTCATCGGAGACGCAAGCAAGGCCAGGAAAGCGCTAAAGTGGCAGCCGAAAGTCACCTTCAAGGAACTTGTAAAAATCATGGTAAATGCGGACATCGAGGCCTTGCGCCAGGAAATGAGCGGAGAAAAAGTCCGCATGTAG
- a CDS encoding SAM-dependent chlorinase/fluorinase — MSGKHPLIGLMTDYGTRDAYVAQMKGMIYSIYPQARIEDLNHEISVFNLPEASYLVDQTARYFAPGSIFVVVVDPGVGTEQKAIILKTTEGRIFIGPDNGIFTSVMEREGIESVYELTKPEYFRPGMVSETFHGRDIYGPVAAHVAAGETLSNFGPPLKTVTRLKLDSATRLGTKITAHVVHIDHYGNVITNVPRKLFEQDPTGKLVKVSMDGKVSSLPVVKTYANGPEDRLFAIFNSEDNFELSFREKPAAEILKVRAGAPVSIVY; from the coding sequence ATGAGTGGAAAACACCCTTTGATCGGACTTATGACCGATTACGGAACCCGGGACGCGTACGTCGCCCAAATGAAGGGGATGATTTATTCGATTTACCCGCAAGCCCGGATTGAGGATCTCAACCATGAGATATCTGTTTTTAATCTGCCCGAAGCGAGTTATCTGGTGGATCAAACGGCCCGGTATTTCGCGCCCGGAAGCATTTTTGTGGTCGTGGTGGATCCAGGAGTTGGGACGGAGCAAAAAGCCATCATTTTAAAGACTACGGAAGGGCGGATATTTATCGGCCCCGATAATGGCATCTTTACCAGTGTGATGGAGCGGGAGGGAATTGAGTCGGTCTATGAGCTGACGAAACCCGAATACTTCCGCCCCGGCATGGTGTCTGAAACCTTTCATGGCCGTGACATTTACGGCCCGGTGGCGGCCCATGTGGCGGCGGGAGAAACGTTGTCGAACTTTGGCCCGCCGCTGAAAACGGTTACACGCCTGAAACTGGACTCCGCCACACGGCTGGGTACGAAGATTACCGCGCATGTTGTGCATATCGACCATTATGGCAATGTAATCACAAACGTTCCGCGAAAGCTCTTTGAACAAGACCCGACCGGGAAATTGGTCAAAGTCAGCATGGATGGAAAGGTTTCGTCATTGCCGGTGGTCAAAACCTATGCCAACGGCCCTGAGGACCGGCTGTTTGCCATTTTCAACAGTGAAGATAATTTTGAGCTGAGCTTCAGGGAAAAGCCAGCCGCGGAAATTCTCAAAGTGCGCGCCGGCGCCCCCGTTTCGATCGTTTATTAA
- the rfbA gene encoding glucose-1-phosphate thymidylyltransferase RfbA: protein MNKTNSQLKRKGIILAGGSGTRLYPITRPTSKQLLPVYDKPMVYYPLSLLMLAGIRDILLISDPQSLPNYERLLEDGSRLGLNISYAPQQKPAGLAEAFLIGESFLDGHPSALVLGDNLIYGQNLTELLQGVSERTQGATIFGYRVINPANYGVVEFDADGRILSLEEKPSKPKSSYAVPGLYFYDGSAVARARKLKPSARGELEITDLNRDYLKDGQLHLELFGRGSAWLDMGTFDDLLEAGNVVKVIQNRQGLKIACLEEIALFQKWITPAELDRSIQKMGSNSYSEYLKSLVAENRI, encoded by the coding sequence ATGAATAAGACCAACTCGCAATTAAAGAGAAAGGGGATCATCCTTGCAGGCGGCTCGGGCACGAGGCTCTACCCCATCACACGGCCCACAAGCAAGCAGCTCCTGCCTGTCTATGACAAGCCCATGGTGTATTATCCGCTTTCCCTGCTGATGCTCGCCGGCATCCGCGATATCCTGCTCATCTCCGATCCTCAAAGTCTCCCTAACTACGAACGTCTTCTGGAAGACGGCAGCCGTCTCGGCTTGAATATCTCATACGCGCCGCAACAAAAACCGGCCGGTTTGGCGGAGGCATTTCTGATCGGGGAATCCTTCCTGGACGGCCACCCTTCTGCCCTGGTCTTGGGCGACAATCTGATTTACGGACAAAATCTCACCGAATTGTTGCAGGGCGTTTCTGAACGAACCCAGGGCGCCACCATCTTTGGTTATCGTGTGATCAATCCCGCCAACTATGGCGTGGTTGAGTTTGATGCGGATGGCCGGATCCTGTCCCTGGAAGAAAAACCGTCGAAACCCAAATCCTCCTATGCCGTACCCGGCTTGTATTTCTACGATGGCAGCGCCGTTGCGCGGGCCAGAAAGTTAAAGCCTTCTGCGCGCGGCGAGTTGGAGATCACCGATCTCAACCGCGATTACCTGAAGGACGGCCAGCTTCATCTTGAGCTCTTTGGCCGTGGCAGCGCATGGCTGGATATGGGAACCTTCGACGACCTGCTCGAGGCCGGAAACGTGGTCAAGGTGATTCAAAATCGCCAGGGCCTCAAGATCGCATGCTTGGAGGAAATCGCACTTTTTCAAAAATGGATCACCCCGGCGGAATTGGATCGGTCGATTCAAAAAATGGGGTCCAATAGTTACAGCGAATATTTGAAATCGCTCGTTGCCGAAAACAGGATTTAA
- the rfbB gene encoding dTDP-glucose 4,6-dehydratase, producing the protein MNLLITGGCGFIGSNFIRLSLNDPANNGLHIFNLDALTYAGNPENLKDLPAGRHELIEGNICDSALVLYLLRRHQVDAIVHFAAESHVDRSIDAPAAFVQTNVAGTLSLLEAALAYWNEVKAGPKSNFRFLHVSTDEVYGSLEPTGPPFTESSRYCPSSPYAASKAASDHLARSFHHTYGLPVLVSNCSNNYGPYQFPEKLMPLMILNALERKPLPIYGRGDNIRDWLYVEDHCRALTLILKQGRPGETYLIGGECERNNIEIVDALCGVLNQLAPGEDAFDYKQLKTFVTDRQGHDKRYAMNISKIRRELGWQPLEQLQTGLRLTVEWYLKHRDWCENIAQNRYQRQRLGLGQQT; encoded by the coding sequence ATGAACCTTTTGATCACCGGAGGCTGCGGTTTTATCGGATCCAATTTCATCCGTCTCAGCCTGAACGACCCCGCAAACAACGGGCTTCATATCTTCAACCTGGATGCCCTGACCTATGCCGGGAACCCTGAAAACCTGAAGGATCTGCCTGCCGGACGCCATGAGTTGATCGAGGGCAATATCTGCGACAGCGCACTGGTCCTGTACCTGCTGCGCCGCCACCAGGTGGATGCAATCGTGCATTTTGCCGCCGAATCCCATGTGGACCGCTCCATTGATGCCCCAGCCGCCTTCGTTCAAACCAATGTGGCGGGCACCCTCTCCCTGCTGGAAGCCGCGCTGGCTTATTGGAATGAGGTGAAAGCCGGCCCCAAAAGCAATTTTCGGTTTCTTCATGTCTCCACGGACGAGGTTTACGGATCGTTGGAACCAACGGGCCCGCCTTTCACCGAAAGCTCGCGGTATTGTCCCTCAAGCCCGTATGCGGCGTCCAAGGCGGCTTCGGACCATCTTGCGCGGAGCTTTCACCACACCTACGGTCTGCCGGTGCTGGTCTCCAATTGCTCAAACAATTACGGACCCTATCAATTCCCGGAAAAACTCATGCCGCTGATGATTCTTAATGCCCTGGAACGCAAGCCGCTGCCGATATACGGGCGGGGCGACAACATCCGCGACTGGCTCTATGTCGAGGACCATTGCCGCGCGCTCACGCTCATCTTGAAACAGGGGCGGCCCGGGGAAACCTACCTTATCGGTGGAGAGTGTGAACGCAACAATATCGAGATCGTGGACGCCCTCTGCGGGGTTTTGAATCAATTGGCGCCGGGAGAGGACGCTTTCGATTACAAGCAGTTGAAAACATTCGTCACAGACCGGCAGGGCCACGACAAGCGCTACGCGATGAACATTTCAAAAATTCGCCGGGAACTGGGCTGGCAGCCCCTTGAACAGCTTCAAACCGGCCTGCGCCTCACCGTGGAGTGGTATCTCAAACACCGGGACTGGTGTGAAAACATCGCCCAAAACCGTTACCAACGCCAGCGGCTAGGATTGGGACAACAAACCTGA
- a CDS encoding complex I NDUFA9 subunit family protein, with amino-acid sequence MILVTGGTGFVGREVIRQLAEAGHSVRLLVRNPDRARELFSSTSCELAPGDILDKPSLEAAMRGVQAVIHLVGIISEGCGSTYQQIHVEGTRNVIEAAKNAGVKRYLHMSAIGTRPHAPAPYHQTKWQAEEIVRSSGLAWTIIRPSIIYGPKDHFTTLISLLLQFPFNLLTLFALPCPNDGETLLQPVPVGDVARCFIRALSNQTAVGKTYELGGETITYADMMIAIARTAGQNPKLVDAALPASLFLAPLLLLRGYRPLLLPLPSALVKAAAWLFEIVSPIPLLNYGHALMIEEDHHADTAQAREDLAFVPANFKDNLGYLNSK; translated from the coding sequence ATGATTTTAGTCACAGGTGGAACAGGTTTTGTGGGGCGGGAAGTGATCCGGCAATTGGCCGAGGCGGGACATTCAGTGCGGCTTCTGGTCCGCAACCCGGATCGTGCCCGGGAACTGTTTTCATCCACCTCTTGTGAATTGGCCCCGGGGGATATTCTTGACAAGCCATCCCTCGAAGCCGCCATGCGCGGCGTTCAGGCCGTCATTCATCTGGTGGGCATCATCTCCGAAGGCTGTGGCTCCACGTATCAACAGATTCATGTCGAGGGCACACGCAATGTGATCGAAGCTGCTAAAAACGCAGGCGTTAAACGCTACCTCCACATGAGCGCCATCGGCACCCGGCCCCATGCCCCGGCGCCTTACCACCAAACCAAATGGCAGGCGGAGGAAATCGTCCGCTCCAGCGGCCTGGCCTGGACCATCATCCGCCCCTCGATCATTTACGGTCCAAAGGACCATTTCACGACCCTCATTTCCCTCCTGCTTCAATTCCCTTTCAATCTATTGACGCTATTCGCGCTGCCTTGCCCGAATGACGGTGAAACCCTGCTCCAGCCCGTCCCGGTCGGCGATGTCGCCCGCTGCTTCATTCGCGCCTTGTCCAATCAAACCGCAGTCGGCAAGACATACGAACTGGGCGGTGAAACCATCACGTACGCCGACATGATGATCGCCATCGCGCGGACTGCGGGTCAAAATCCAAAGCTTGTGGACGCCGCCCTGCCCGCGAGCCTTTTCCTGGCGCCACTCCTCTTGCTGCGCGGTTACCGGCCGTTGTTGCTGCCTCTGCCTTCGGCTCTGGTCAAGGCTGCAGCCTGGCTGTTTGAAATCGTTTCCCCCATCCCGTTGCTCAATTACGGCCATGCCCTGATGATCGAGGAAGATCACCATGCGGACACCGCCCAGGCGCGGGAAGACCTGGCGTTTGTGCCGGCAAATTTTAAGGATAATCTCGGGTACTTGAACTCGAAATAG